In a genomic window of Nodosilinea sp. E11:
- a CDS encoding GNAT family N-acetyltransferase → MVEMGLPEEQPTLTTERLVLRSFSLADVPAVVALAGDRAVAENTLSIPHPYTEADAESWINQQQVDWAESKAITFAITQPDDRLCGAVGLSLYPTYNMAELGYWVGRPFWGRGYATEAAAVIVDFGFINLGLNRINAVHFGDNPASGRVMQKLGMTKEGYRRRQTPKWGVYRDVALYGLLREDWESRM, encoded by the coding sequence ATGGTGGAGATGGGGCTGCCGGAGGAGCAGCCGACGCTAACGACTGAGCGGCTGGTGCTGCGATCGTTTTCGCTGGCGGATGTGCCTGCGGTGGTGGCGCTGGCGGGCGATCGCGCCGTAGCCGAAAATACCCTCTCGATTCCCCACCCTTACACCGAGGCCGATGCAGAAAGCTGGATCAACCAGCAGCAAGTCGATTGGGCCGAGAGCAAGGCGATAACCTTTGCCATTACCCAGCCCGATGACAGGCTCTGCGGAGCGGTAGGATTGAGCCTGTACCCGACCTACAACATGGCAGAGCTGGGCTATTGGGTGGGGCGACCGTTTTGGGGCCGGGGCTATGCGACCGAGGCCGCTGCTGTAATCGTTGACTTTGGGTTTATCAACCTGGGGCTAAATCGCATCAACGCGGTGCATTTTGGCGACAACCCTGCCTCGGGCCGGGTGATGCAAAAACTGGGCATGACGAAGGAGGGCTATCGGCGGCGGCAAACCCCCAAGTGGGGCGTGTATCGCGATGTGGCTCTCTACGGTCTGCTGCGCGAAGACTGGGAAAGCCGAATGTAG
- a CDS encoding MBOAT family O-acyltransferase — protein sequence MTLPSLIYALFLLSVVGVFWTLESLQARLWLMVVASLIFYASLQVQYLLLMVVLLIVTFLMGNAIAAPLDWRIPNPRWQLAERGWNQRRTRLLWLGIAINVALLLGFKYAEGLFRWLGLDLGTATPDDTLNRIIMPLGLSFFVFECIAYLVDVYRGSPAALNFSDFAAYKLYFPKLISGPITRFHPFIDQIEQQKPPGLNTAVEGLWLIAYGATKKLLIADHIAILVNLSFDNLERAGSADIWLATFAYGLQLYIDFSAYVNIARGSALLMGITLPQNFDAPYFTTSLADFWRRWHMTLGDWLRNYLYFPLGGSRQGLGRTCLNLMLVMVIAGIWHGNNWGFLIWGAMHGAGLVVHRLTQSWSKASPPVKAFWGTLPGTGLGWLLTQGLVFFSWLFFRLPEPQRYNLALQRLWGTPADAQFSQLVYLESLGFTFTQLLLILWGVLGLMAAAYVVKRGLKLELSWPVKLLLVPLFSLLAWLLAPAETLPYIYFDF from the coding sequence ATGACTCTCCCCTCCCTGATCTATGCCCTGTTTTTGCTCAGCGTCGTCGGCGTGTTTTGGACGCTGGAGTCGCTCCAGGCAAGGCTGTGGCTCATGGTGGTGGCCAGCCTGATTTTCTATGCCTCGCTTCAGGTGCAGTATTTGCTGCTGATGGTGGTGCTGCTGATTGTGACCTTTTTGATGGGCAATGCGATCGCTGCCCCCCTCGACTGGCGCATTCCTAACCCCCGCTGGCAATTGGCCGAACGCGGCTGGAACCAGCGCCGCACCCGCCTGCTGTGGCTGGGCATTGCTATCAACGTCGCCCTGCTGCTGGGCTTTAAGTATGCCGAAGGGCTGTTTCGCTGGCTGGGGCTAGATCTGGGCACAGCTACCCCCGACGACACCCTAAATCGGATCATCATGCCCTTGGGGCTGAGCTTCTTCGTGTTTGAGTGCATCGCCTACCTGGTCGATGTATACCGAGGGTCGCCCGCAGCGCTTAACTTCTCAGACTTTGCTGCCTACAAGCTCTATTTTCCTAAACTCATCTCTGGCCCCATTACCCGCTTTCACCCCTTTATCGACCAGATTGAACAGCAAAAGCCGCCGGGGCTCAACACTGCCGTCGAAGGCCTGTGGCTAATCGCCTACGGGGCGACGAAAAAGCTGCTGATTGCCGACCACATTGCCATCTTAGTCAACCTCAGCTTTGACAACCTGGAGCGGGCGGGCAGCGCCGATATTTGGCTGGCTACCTTTGCCTACGGTCTTCAGCTTTACATTGACTTTAGCGCCTACGTGAACATCGCCCGAGGCAGCGCCCTGCTGATGGGCATTACCCTACCGCAAAATTTTGATGCCCCCTACTTCACCACCAGCCTGGCCGACTTTTGGCGGCGCTGGCACATGACTTTGGGCGACTGGCTGCGCAACTACCTCTACTTTCCCCTGGGCGGGTCGCGCCAGGGGCTAGGGCGCACCTGCCTCAACCTGATGCTGGTGATGGTGATCGCAGGTATTTGGCACGGCAACAACTGGGGCTTTTTAATCTGGGGGGCCATGCACGGGGCGGGCCTGGTAGTGCACCGTCTCACCCAGTCCTGGAGCAAAGCCAGTCCGCCGGTCAAGGCGTTTTGGGGCACCCTACCGGGCACTGGGCTGGGCTGGCTGCTGACCCAGGGGCTGGTGTTTTTTAGCTGGCTATTCTTTCGGCTGCCCGAGCCCCAGCGCTATAACCTGGCCCTGCAACGGCTGTGGGGCACCCCTGCCGACGCTCAATTTAGCCAGTTGGTCTACCTAGAGTCGTTGGGCTTTACCTTTACCCAACTGTTGCTCATTCTGTGGGGGGTACTGGGGCTGATGGCCGCCGCTTATGTGGTGAAGCGAGGGCTCAAGCTAGAGCTGAGCTGGCCGGTGAAACTGCTGCTGGTACCGCTGTTTAGCCTGCTGGCCTGGCTGCTGGCCCCGGCGGAGACGCTGCCGTATATTTATTTCGATTTCTAG
- the ppc gene encoding phosphoenolpyruvate carboxylase — protein MSSTLHSSGDTRPAAQTDPAGPPTSVDNQPSRQDLLLRHRLRVVEDLWENVLEHACGPELLKLLQQLRRMCSPEGQAPTAEEARVKAVVDVVEALDLEDAIRASRAFALYFQLINIVEQHYEQRGQQQQYRAAYETSELAQRSGHTPFPGPANGSDGATYSDAKSSFFQADLLSRSIAEPPGGRKEAGTFHWLFPTLKRLNVPPQVIQDLIDQLDVRLVFTAHPTEIVRHTIRDKQRRIASILRQMDQAEESAQTLGLASSWEMEELKDQLTEEIRLWWRTDELHQFKPSVLDEVDYTLHYFNVVLFEALPQLYQRFDRAIATTFPELDPPRHRFCRFGSWVGSDRDGNPSVTPEVTWKTACYQRNMVLSKYIASVDKLTELLSLSLHWSEVLPELLESLEQDQVKMPDIYDELAIRYRQEPYRLKLAYIKQRLKNTHDRSLRLYQGDPFADHSKDPSGAPIYRYSHELLAELRLIQRNLEATGLNCQDLSTLICQVEIFGFNLAQLDLRQESTRHSDALDEIAQYLQILPQPYSDLPEAEKIDWLVSELKTRRPLTPRELPFSDKTRETIATLHMVRQLHQEFGPDICGSYVISMSHTVSDLLEVLLLAKEAGLYDPATELSSLQPVPLFETVEDLQRAPAVMDALFQIPLYRNLLQGQAAQPAEQGPGSVATPRAVPLQEVMLGYSDSNKDSGFLSSNWEIHKAQQSLQTTADRYGVSLRIFHGRGGSVGRGGGPAYEAILAQPGRSIKGRIKITEQGEVLASKYNLADLALYNLETVTTAVIQASLLSNSVDDIQPWKETMEELATRSRSHYRQLIYEDPDLVNFFHQVTPIQEISQLQISSRPARRGGKKDLSSLRAIPWVFSWTQARFLLPSWYGVGTALQEFMDESPEEHLKVMRYFYSKWPFFKMVISKVEMTLAKVDLQIAEHYVRELTNPDDKERFLKLFEAISQEFYLTRDMVLRITDHERLLDGDPDLQRSVYLRNGTIVPLGFLQVALLKRLRQYKDQAATGIIRSRYSQGELLRGALLTINGIAAGMRNTG, from the coding sequence ATGAGTTCAACGCTCCACTCTTCCGGGGATACCCGGCCCGCAGCTCAAACCGATCCAGCTGGCCCTCCGACCTCTGTGGATAACCAGCCCTCTCGGCAAGACCTGCTGTTGCGCCATCGGCTGCGGGTAGTCGAAGACCTGTGGGAGAACGTGCTCGAACATGCCTGCGGTCCCGAGCTACTGAAGTTGCTCCAGCAGCTGCGGCGCATGTGTTCCCCTGAGGGGCAGGCCCCCACTGCCGAAGAGGCCAGGGTCAAGGCCGTCGTCGACGTGGTCGAGGCCCTCGACCTAGAAGACGCCATTCGCGCCTCGCGGGCCTTTGCTCTCTACTTTCAGCTGATCAACATCGTAGAGCAGCACTATGAGCAACGAGGCCAGCAGCAGCAGTACCGAGCTGCCTACGAAACCTCAGAACTAGCCCAGCGATCGGGGCATACCCCCTTCCCTGGCCCTGCCAATGGCAGCGATGGAGCCACTTACTCCGACGCTAAAAGCAGTTTCTTCCAGGCCGACTTGCTCAGCCGCAGCATTGCCGAACCCCCCGGTGGGCGCAAAGAAGCCGGTACTTTCCACTGGCTATTCCCCACCCTCAAGCGGCTCAACGTGCCGCCCCAGGTGATTCAAGACCTGATCGATCAGCTCGACGTGCGGCTGGTGTTTACCGCCCACCCCACCGAAATTGTGCGCCACACCATCCGCGATAAGCAGCGCCGCATTGCCAGCATTTTGCGCCAGATGGACCAGGCCGAAGAGAGTGCCCAAACCCTGGGTCTGGCCTCGTCATGGGAGATGGAAGAACTCAAAGACCAACTCACCGAAGAGATTCGCCTCTGGTGGCGCACCGACGAACTGCACCAGTTTAAGCCCTCGGTGCTCGACGAGGTCGACTACACCCTGCACTACTTCAACGTGGTGCTATTTGAGGCGCTACCGCAGCTCTATCAACGGTTTGACCGGGCGATCGCCACCACCTTCCCCGAGCTTGACCCACCCCGCCATCGCTTCTGCCGGTTTGGCTCCTGGGTGGGTTCTGACCGCGACGGCAACCCCTCCGTCACCCCCGAAGTCACCTGGAAAACCGCCTGCTATCAGCGCAATATGGTGCTGAGCAAGTACATTGCCTCGGTGGATAAGCTAACCGAGCTGCTCAGCCTGTCGCTGCACTGGAGCGAGGTTTTGCCCGAGTTACTAGAGTCGCTTGAGCAAGACCAGGTCAAAATGCCTGACATCTATGACGAGCTAGCCATTCGCTACCGTCAAGAACCCTACCGTCTCAAGCTGGCCTACATTAAACAGCGGCTCAAAAATACTCACGATCGCAGTCTGCGACTCTACCAGGGCGACCCCTTTGCCGACCATTCCAAAGACCCCAGTGGCGCTCCCATCTACCGCTATAGCCATGAGCTATTGGCCGAGCTCCGGCTGATTCAGCGCAACCTTGAGGCCACCGGCCTCAACTGCCAAGACCTCAGCACCCTAATTTGCCAGGTCGAAATCTTTGGCTTTAACCTGGCCCAGCTCGACCTGCGCCAGGAGAGCACGCGCCACTCCGATGCCCTGGACGAGATCGCCCAGTACCTGCAAATTTTGCCTCAGCCCTACAGCGATCTGCCCGAGGCTGAAAAAATTGATTGGCTGGTCAGCGAACTCAAAACCCGCCGCCCCCTCACCCCCCGCGAGCTGCCGTTCTCTGACAAAACCCGCGAAACCATTGCCACTTTGCACATGGTGCGCCAGCTGCACCAAGAGTTTGGCCCCGACATCTGCGGCAGCTACGTGATCAGCATGAGCCACACCGTCAGCGACCTACTAGAGGTGCTGCTGCTGGCCAAAGAAGCCGGTCTCTACGACCCCGCCACCGAGCTGAGCAGTCTCCAGCCAGTGCCCCTGTTTGAAACCGTCGAAGACCTCCAGCGGGCTCCAGCGGTGATGGATGCTCTCTTTCAAATTCCCCTGTACCGCAATCTGCTCCAGGGGCAAGCCGCTCAGCCTGCCGAACAAGGCCCTGGCAGTGTAGCCACCCCCCGCGCCGTCCCCCTACAAGAGGTGATGCTGGGCTACTCCGACAGCAACAAAGACTCTGGCTTTCTCAGCAGCAACTGGGAAATTCACAAAGCCCAGCAGTCGCTGCAAACCACCGCCGATCGCTACGGCGTGTCGCTACGCATTTTCCACGGGCGCGGGGGCTCGGTGGGGCGCGGCGGCGGCCCCGCCTACGAGGCGATTTTGGCCCAGCCGGGGCGCAGCATCAAGGGCCGGATCAAAATTACCGAGCAGGGCGAGGTGCTGGCCTCTAAGTACAACCTCGCCGACCTGGCTCTCTACAACCTCGAAACCGTCACTACCGCTGTGATTCAGGCCAGCCTGCTGAGCAACAGCGTCGACGACATTCAGCCCTGGAAGGAAACCATGGAGGAGTTGGCCACCCGCTCCCGCAGCCACTACCGCCAGCTGATCTACGAAGACCCCGACCTAGTCAACTTCTTCCACCAGGTCACCCCCATTCAAGAGATCAGCCAGCTCCAGATCAGCTCTCGCCCCGCCCGACGCGGTGGCAAAAAAGACCTCAGCAGCCTGCGGGCCATTCCCTGGGTCTTTAGCTGGACCCAGGCGCGATTCTTGCTGCCCTCCTGGTATGGCGTCGGCACCGCCCTGCAAGAATTTATGGACGAGTCGCCCGAAGAGCACCTTAAGGTCATGCGCTATTTCTACAGCAAGTGGCCGTTCTTTAAGATGGTGATCTCAAAGGTTGAGATGACCCTGGCCAAGGTCGATCTGCAAATTGCCGAGCACTACGTGCGCGAGCTGACCAACCCCGACGACAAAGAGCGCTTCCTCAAGTTGTTTGAGGCAATCTCCCAGGAGTTTTACCTGACCCGCGATATGGTGCTGCGCATTACCGACCACGAGCGCCTGCTCGATGGCGATCCCGATTTGCAGCGATCGGTCTACCTGCGCAACGGTACCATTGTGCCCCTGGGTTTCTTGCAGGTGGCCCTGCTCAAGCGTCTGCGCCAGTACAAAGACCAGGCCGCTACGGGCATTATTCGCTCGCGCTACAGCCAGGGCGAGCTGCTGCGCGGCGCACTGCTGACCATCAACGGCATCGCCGCTGGCATGCGAAATACAGGCTGA
- a CDS encoding HI0074 family nucleotidyltransferase substrate-binding subunit, translated as MSHDLRWVQRFQNFDEAYQTFGRVFERYQTAPDDEVVQIALIQAFAFTFEIAWRTMKEYLEYDGYSGLSNSKQTVRVAFQAGMITSPEDWMATIARRNMTNHVYDTAVLQEMITFIRDEFIPLVQAFHSEFSQAMSYGLSKQQLKDIVQFIAAYPEIEEAILFGSRALCTQKPASDVDIAIKGDGVTSALAARLKFDIEADTYLPYFFNFVAYGMIPCESLRQHINKEGISIYRNG; from the coding sequence ATGAGCCACGATCTACGCTGGGTGCAACGGTTTCAAAACTTTGACGAGGCCTACCAGACCTTTGGCCGCGTGTTTGAGCGCTACCAGACCGCCCCCGATGACGAGGTCGTTCAAATCGCCCTGATTCAGGCCTTTGCGTTCACCTTTGAGATCGCTTGGAGAACGATGAAAGAGTATCTGGAGTATGACGGCTACAGCGGCCTTAGCAATAGTAAACAAACGGTGCGAGTAGCGTTTCAGGCGGGGATGATTACTAGCCCTGAAGACTGGATGGCCACCATTGCCCGACGCAATATGACCAACCATGTTTACGACACAGCCGTCTTGCAAGAGATGATCACGTTCATTCGAGATGAGTTTATACCCCTGGTGCAGGCATTTCACAGCGAATTCAGCCAAGCCATGAGCTATGGCCTCTCTAAGCAACAACTCAAAGACATCGTTCAGTTCATCGCCGCCTACCCAGAGATAGAAGAGGCCATTTTGTTTGGCTCCCGCGCCCTCTGCACCCAGAAACCTGCCTCGGATGTAGATATTGCAATCAAGGGCGACGGCGTCACTTCAGCCTTGGCGGCTCGGCTAAAGTTTGACATTGAAGCAGATACCTACTTGCCCTACTTTTTTAACTTTGTAGCCTATGGCATGATCCCTTGCGAATCACTCAGGCAGCACATCAACAAAGAAGGCATATCCATCTACCGCAATGGTTGA